From one Streptomyces sp. SCSIO 30461 genomic stretch:
- a CDS encoding acyl-CoA carboxylase epsilon subunit, with the protein MIKVVRGNPTPEELAAALAVVQARAAATASAAPGAPRVPEEWSDPARIARARSRQPGPRAWTRTFWPA; encoded by the coding sequence GTGATCAAGGTCGTACGGGGCAACCCCACCCCCGAGGAGCTGGCCGCCGCACTGGCGGTGGTCCAGGCGCGCGCCGCGGCGACGGCTTCGGCCGCACCGGGCGCGCCGAGGGTGCCCGAGGAGTGGTCGGACCCGGCCAGGATCGCCCGGGCGCGGTCCCGGCAGCCGGGACCGCGGGCCTGGACGCGTACCTTCTGGCCCGCCTGA
- the mmpB gene encoding morphogenic membrane protein MmpB produces the protein MLWSDPKDEPPQELRDMEVMMRRAGVLLALVVIIGMIAVGLR, from the coding sequence ATGCTCTGGTCAGACCCGAAGGACGAACCGCCTCAGGAGCTGCGCGACATGGAGGTGATGATGCGCCGGGCGGGCGTGCTGCTGGCACTGGTGGTGATCATCGGCATGATCGCTGTGGGGCTGCGCTGA
- a CDS encoding acyl-CoA carboxylase subunit beta — translation MSEPAEPQEIDIHTTAGKLEDFQRRVHEATHAGSARAVEKQHAKGKLTARERVELLLDEGSFVELDELARHRSTNFGLEKTRPYGDGVVTGYGTVDGRPVAVFSQDFTVFGGALGEVYGQKIVKVMDFALKTGCPVIGINDSGGARIQEGVMALGMYGEIFRRNTHASGVIPQISLIVGPCAGGAVYSPAITDFTVMVDQTSHMFITGPDVIKTVTGEDVGFEELGGARTHNTTSGVAHHMSGDEKEAIEYVKSLLSYLPSNNLSEPPAFPEEAVLDLTDEDRELDTLIPDSANQPYDIHTVIEHVLDDGDFLETQAMFAPNIVTGFGRVEGFPVGIVANQPMQFAGCLNIDASEKAARFVRTCDAFNIPVVTFVDVPGFLPGVDQEYNGIIRRGAKLIYAYAEATVPLITVITRKAFGGAYDVMGSKHLGADLNLAWPTAQIAVMGAQGAVNILHRRTIAAAGDDVEQVRAELIQDYEDTLLNPYTAAERGYIDAVIMPSDTRAQIVKGLRQLRTKRESLPPKKHGNIPL, via the coding sequence ATGTCCGAGCCGGCAGAGCCTCAAGAGATCGACATCCACACCACCGCTGGCAAGCTCGAAGACTTCCAGCGCCGCGTCCACGAGGCGACCCACGCCGGTTCCGCGCGCGCCGTCGAGAAGCAGCACGCCAAGGGCAAGCTGACGGCTCGCGAGCGAGTCGAACTCCTCCTCGACGAGGGTTCGTTCGTGGAGCTGGACGAGCTCGCGCGGCACCGCTCCACCAACTTCGGCCTGGAGAAGACCCGTCCGTACGGAGACGGTGTCGTCACCGGCTACGGCACGGTGGACGGGCGCCCGGTGGCCGTGTTCTCACAGGACTTCACGGTCTTCGGCGGGGCGCTGGGCGAGGTGTACGGCCAGAAGATCGTCAAGGTGATGGACTTCGCGCTGAAGACCGGCTGCCCGGTGATCGGCATCAACGACTCCGGTGGCGCCCGTATCCAGGAGGGCGTGATGGCCCTCGGCATGTACGGCGAGATCTTCCGCCGCAACACCCACGCCTCCGGTGTGATCCCGCAGATCTCGCTGATCGTCGGCCCCTGCGCGGGCGGCGCGGTGTACTCCCCCGCCATCACGGACTTCACGGTGATGGTCGACCAGACCTCGCACATGTTCATCACCGGCCCGGACGTCATCAAGACGGTCACCGGCGAGGACGTGGGCTTCGAGGAGCTCGGCGGCGCCCGTACGCACAACACCACCTCCGGTGTCGCGCACCACATGTCGGGCGACGAGAAGGAGGCGATCGAGTACGTCAAGTCCCTGCTCTCGTACCTGCCGTCGAACAATCTCTCCGAGCCGCCCGCCTTCCCGGAGGAGGCCGTCCTCGACCTCACCGACGAGGACCGCGAGCTGGACACGCTCATCCCGGACAGCGCCAACCAGCCGTATGACATTCACACCGTCATCGAGCATGTACTGGACGACGGCGACTTCCTGGAGACCCAGGCGATGTTCGCGCCGAACATCGTCACCGGCTTCGGCCGGGTCGAAGGCTTCCCGGTCGGCATCGTGGCCAACCAGCCGATGCAGTTCGCGGGCTGCCTGAACATCGACGCCAGCGAGAAGGCCGCGCGGTTCGTGCGCACCTGCGACGCGTTCAACATCCCGGTGGTGACCTTCGTGGACGTGCCCGGCTTCCTGCCGGGTGTCGACCAGGAGTACAACGGCATCATCCGGCGCGGCGCCAAGCTGATCTACGCCTACGCCGAGGCGACGGTCCCGCTGATCACCGTGATCACGCGGAAGGCTTTCGGCGGCGCGTACGACGTGATGGGCTCGAAGCACCTGGGTGCCGACCTCAACCTGGCCTGGCCGACCGCGCAGATCGCCGTCATGGGCGCGCAGGGCGCGGTGAACATCCTGCACCGCCGCACGATCGCGGCGGCCGGCGACGATGTGGAACAGGTGCGCGCCGAGCTGATCCAGGACTACGAGGACACGCTGCTCAACCCGTACACCGCGGCCGAGCGCGGCTACATCGACGCCGTGATCATGCCGTCCGACACCCGCGCGCAGATCGTCAAGGGTCTGCGTCAGCTGCGGACGAAGCGGGAAAGCCTTCCCCCGAAGAAGCACGGGAACATCCCCCTCTGA
- a CDS encoding GNAT family protein, with protein MTDPAPALAGPKPDFRTKPTLSGTRVLLRPVTADDLPALLPMFDDPEASRLTGNHADGDRLSEARLRRWYATRGDQDDRLDLAVVDRATGVVVGEVVLNLWDPGNESCGFRICLVPGTYGQGLGTEATRLIVGYGFEQLGLHRVSLEVYAFNPRARRAYEKVGFVAEGVLRDALLWEGERVDATVMSILAPEWSRHRGLPAVESLSGS; from the coding sequence ATGACCGACCCCGCACCCGCGCTCGCCGGGCCGAAACCCGACTTCCGTACCAAGCCCACGCTGAGCGGGACGCGGGTGCTGCTCCGCCCGGTCACGGCGGACGACCTGCCCGCGCTGCTGCCGATGTTCGACGACCCGGAGGCTTCCCGGCTCACCGGCAACCACGCGGACGGCGACCGACTCAGCGAGGCGCGGCTGCGGCGGTGGTACGCCACGCGCGGCGACCAGGACGACCGGCTGGACCTCGCCGTGGTCGACCGGGCGACGGGCGTCGTCGTCGGCGAGGTGGTGCTGAACCTGTGGGACCCGGGCAACGAGAGCTGCGGCTTCCGCATCTGCCTCGTGCCCGGGACGTACGGGCAGGGCCTGGGGACCGAGGCGACCCGGCTGATCGTCGGCTACGGGTTCGAGCAGCTGGGGTTGCACCGCGTCTCACTGGAGGTCTACGCGTTCAACCCGCGAGCCCGCCGTGCCTACGAGAAGGTCGGGTTCGTCGCCGAGGGCGTGCTGCGTGACGCCCTGCTGTGGGAGGGCGAGCGGGTGGACGCGACGGTGATGTCGATTCTGGCGCCGGAATGGTCCCGGCACCGCGGGCTACCGGCGGTCGAGTCGCTCTCCGGCAGTTGA